One genomic region from Mycobacterium basiliense encodes:
- a CDS encoding THUMP-like domain-containing protein: MSGDCTGLEFSTDDVGYLRSESGAAALREVAELALTDDTRIADIAAIRARFGNRAAVLVETTLLRRRAPEKLGQLGEFDDVADWLFTDTALQQATVAVVARHRAERLAGQVVHDVTCSIGTEVAALRRVSARVLGSDLDPVRLLMARHNLGPDADLCRADALRPVTRDAVVVADPARRSDGRRRFSPADYRPALGPLLDTYRGRQLVVKCAPGLAFDQLSGLGFDGEIEVTSYRGSVREACLWSLGLAEPGVRRRASILDRGEQITDTEPDDCGVRPAGRWIVDPDGAVVRAGLVRQYARRHGLWQLDPDIAYLSGDRLPAGVRGFEVLEQLAFEERRLRRVLSALDCGALEILVRGVSVDPDALRRRLRPRGSRPLSVVITRIGSGRASHAAVFVCCPSR, from the coding sequence CTGAGCGGGGACTGCACAGGGCTGGAATTCAGCACCGACGACGTCGGCTACCTGCGGTCGGAATCTGGTGCCGCGGCCTTGCGAGAGGTCGCCGAGTTAGCACTGACCGATGACACCCGCATTGCCGATATCGCTGCGATCCGTGCCCGATTCGGCAATCGCGCCGCCGTCCTGGTAGAAACGACGCTGCTGCGGCGACGTGCCCCCGAGAAGCTCGGCCAACTGGGCGAGTTCGACGATGTAGCGGACTGGCTCTTCACTGACACGGCGCTGCAGCAGGCCACGGTGGCGGTCGTGGCGCGCCACCGCGCCGAGCGGCTGGCCGGCCAGGTGGTGCACGACGTGACCTGTTCCATCGGCACCGAGGTGGCCGCGCTGCGCCGGGTATCGGCTCGGGTGCTCGGCAGCGACCTCGACCCGGTACGGCTGCTGATGGCGCGCCACAATCTGGGCCCCGACGCCGATCTGTGCCGCGCCGACGCGTTACGCCCGGTGACGCGGGATGCGGTCGTCGTCGCCGATCCCGCGCGTCGCAGCGACGGCCGGCGGCGCTTCAGCCCCGCCGATTACCGGCCCGCGCTGGGCCCGCTGCTGGATACCTACCGCGGCCGGCAACTCGTGGTGAAATGTGCTCCCGGACTAGCATTCGACCAGTTGAGCGGCTTGGGCTTCGACGGCGAAATCGAGGTGACGTCATACCGCGGTTCGGTTCGGGAGGCATGCCTGTGGTCGCTCGGGCTGGCCGAACCGGGGGTGCGCCGCCGAGCCAGCATTCTCGATCGCGGCGAGCAGATCACCGATACCGAGCCCGATGATTGCGGGGTGCGGCCGGCCGGGCGATGGATCGTCGATCCCGACGGCGCGGTGGTCCGAGCCGGCCTGGTGCGCCAGTACGCGAGGCGGCACGGGCTGTGGCAACTCGATCCCGACATCGCCTATCTCTCCGGTGACCGGCTGCCAGCGGGGGTGCGGGGCTTCGAGGTACTCGAGCAGCTGGCCTTCGAGGAGCGTCGGTTGCGTCGGGTCCTGTCCGCACTCGATTGCGGAGCGTTGGAGATCCTGGTTCGAGGCGTATCGGTGGACCCCGACGCTCTGCGCAGACGGCTGCGGCCGCGTGGCAGCCGACCGCTGTCGGTGGTCATCACCCGTATCGGTTCGGGGCGCGCCAGTCACGCAGCGGTATTCGTTTGCTGCCCCTCGCGGTAG
- a CDS encoding esterase, producing the protein MRLLIATAVLAAAVLLAWPANAAPPSCASLGGSLEASQICHIHASGSTYTLDITFPVDYPDQQVLTDYITQNRDGFINVAKASGRRDHPYQMDATTEQHSAGQPPHNTRSVVLKFFQDLGGAHPFTWYKAFNYNIGAKQPITFDTLFVPGTSPLDTIFPIVQRELEHQTGLGVVILPSNGLDPTHYQNFAITDDDLIFYFAQGELLPSFAGATQVQVPRSAIPKLAI; encoded by the coding sequence ATGCGTCTTCTGATTGCGACCGCAGTCCTTGCTGCTGCGGTCCTGCTAGCGTGGCCGGCGAACGCGGCCCCGCCGTCGTGTGCCAGCCTCGGCGGTTCACTCGAGGCTTCCCAGATTTGCCATATTCATGCCTCGGGATCCACTTACACCCTGGACATTACGTTTCCGGTGGACTACCCCGATCAGCAGGTGCTGACCGACTACATCACGCAGAACCGCGATGGCTTCATCAATGTGGCAAAGGCGTCCGGACGGCGTGACCATCCTTACCAAATGGACGCCACCACCGAACAACACAGCGCCGGCCAGCCACCGCACAACACCCGCAGCGTGGTGCTCAAGTTCTTTCAGGATCTCGGCGGTGCACACCCATTTACCTGGTACAAGGCATTCAACTACAACATTGGGGCCAAGCAGCCCATCACCTTCGACACGCTGTTCGTCCCCGGCACCTCGCCGCTGGACACCATCTTTCCGATCGTGCAGCGAGAGCTAGAGCATCAGACCGGGCTGGGCGTGGTGATATTGCCGTCCAACGGTCTCGACCCGACCCACTATCAGAATTTCGCCATCACCGACGACGACCTGATCTTCTACTTCGCTCAGGGTGAGCTGCTGCCGTCGTTTGCCGGCGCGACTCAGGTCCAGGTGCCGCGCAGCGCCATCCCGAAACTGGCCATCTGA
- a CDS encoding outer membrane protein assembly factor BamB family protein: MAPVRGLLTTVLAAVVTVGLGGCGNTDSWVDAAPAQGWPAQYGDAANSSYTTTGGATKLALRWTRSVKGSLGAGPALSGRGYLALNGQTPAGCSLMEWENDDHGRQRWCVRLVQGGGFAGPLFDGFDNLYVGQPGAIVSFPVTQWTRWRQPVIGMPATPRFLGHGHLLVTTHLGQMVVFDAHRGMVIGSPVDLVDGVDPTDSTRGLADCAPARPGCPVAAAPAFSEVTGTVVVGVWQPGAPAAGLVGLKYHSGQLVREWTSDAVRDGVLASPVLSADGATVYVNGRDQRLWALRAADGKVKWSIPLGFLAQTPPAVTPGGLIVSGGGPDTRLAAFRDIGDHADQAWRRDDVTPLSTSSLAAGEVGYTVVPGPPHDGGPGLSLLVFDPANGQTVNSYPLPAATGYPVGVSIGLDRRVVATTSDGQVYSFAPA; encoded by the coding sequence CTGGCGCCTGTCCGAGGTCTCCTGACAACCGTTCTCGCAGCCGTGGTCACCGTCGGTCTCGGCGGCTGCGGCAATACCGACTCGTGGGTGGACGCCGCGCCCGCGCAGGGCTGGCCGGCCCAGTACGGCGACGCGGCCAACAGCAGTTACACCACCACCGGTGGGGCCACCAAGCTCGCGCTGCGCTGGACACGGTCGGTCAAGGGAAGCCTGGGCGCCGGGCCAGCGCTGAGCGGGCGCGGATACCTTGCTCTCAATGGGCAGACGCCGGCCGGGTGTTCGCTGATGGAATGGGAAAACGACGACCACGGCCGGCAGCGATGGTGTGTCCGGCTGGTCCAGGGCGGCGGCTTCGCCGGTCCGCTGTTCGACGGGTTCGACAACCTCTACGTCGGACAGCCCGGGGCCATCGTCTCCTTTCCCGTCACTCAATGGACACGGTGGCGGCAGCCGGTGATCGGGATGCCTGCCACCCCAAGATTCCTGGGACATGGCCACCTGCTCGTCACCACGCATTTGGGTCAGATGGTGGTTTTCGACGCCCACCGCGGCATGGTGATCGGCAGTCCGGTGGATTTGGTGGATGGCGTCGACCCGACCGATTCGACGCGCGGCTTGGCCGATTGCGCTCCGGCCCGGCCGGGTTGCCCGGTGGCGGCCGCCCCCGCATTTTCCGAGGTGACCGGCACCGTGGTGGTTGGTGTCTGGCAACCCGGCGCGCCGGCGGCCGGTCTGGTTGGCCTGAAATACCACTCCGGACAGCTGGTCCGAGAGTGGACCAGTGACGCCGTCAGAGACGGTGTGCTCGCCAGCCCGGTGCTGTCCGCCGATGGGGCGACGGTCTACGTCAACGGCCGCGACCAACGGTTATGGGCGCTGCGCGCCGCCGACGGCAAGGTGAAGTGGTCGATACCGCTGGGCTTCCTGGCCCAGACGCCACCCGCAGTCACCCCGGGGGGCCTGATCGTGTCCGGCGGGGGCCCCGACACCCGACTGGCCGCGTTCCGAGACATCGGCGACCACGCCGACCAGGCCTGGCGCCGCGATGACGTCACACCGTTGTCGACGTCCAGCCTGGCCGCCGGCGAGGTCGGCTACACCGTGGTTCCGGGTCCCCCCCATGACGGCGGACCCGGCTTGTCGCTGCTGGTCTTCGACCCGGCCAACGGCCAAACAGTCAACAGCTATCCGCTTCCCGCGGCCACTGGCTATCCGGTGGGGGTGTCGATCGGCCTTGATCGCCGCGTGGTGGCGACCACCAGCGACGGCCAGGTCTACAGTTTCGCGCCGGCTTAA
- a CDS encoding acyltransferase — MTSMWGAPLHRRWRGSRLRDPRQARFLTLASLKWVLANRAYTPWYLVRYWRLLKFKLANPHIITRGLVFLGKGVEIHATPELAQLEIGRWVHIGDKNTIRAHEGSLRFGDKVVLGRDNVINCYLDIELGDSALMADWCYVCDFDHRMDDINVPIKDQGIVKSPVRIGPDTWVGVKVTVLRGTSVGRGCVLGAHAVVRGVIPDYSIAVGSPAKVVKNRQLSWETSAAQRAELAAALADIERKKTAH; from the coding sequence ATGACGAGCATGTGGGGCGCGCCGCTTCATCGCCGTTGGCGTGGCTCGCGGTTGCGGGATCCGCGCCAGGCAAGATTCCTGACGCTGGCATCGCTGAAATGGGTGCTGGCCAATCGCGCCTACACCCCGTGGTACCTGGTGCGCTACTGGCGGCTGCTGAAGTTCAAGCTCGCCAACCCCCACATCATCACCCGCGGCCTGGTCTTTCTCGGTAAGGGTGTGGAGATCCACGCGACCCCTGAGCTGGCGCAGCTGGAGATCGGCCGCTGGGTGCACATCGGGGACAAGAACACCATCCGCGCCCACGAAGGGTCACTGCGGTTCGGGGACAAGGTGGTGCTCGGCCGCGACAACGTCATCAACTGTTACCTCGATATCGAACTGGGTGACTCGGCGTTGATGGCCGACTGGTGTTACGTCTGCGATTTCGATCACCGGATGGACGACATCAACGTCCCGATCAAGGACCAGGGCATTGTCAAGTCGCCGGTGCGGATCGGGCCCGACACCTGGGTCGGTGTCAAGGTGACGGTGCTGCGCGGCACCTCCGTGGGACGGGGTTGTGTGCTGGGGGCGCACGCGGTGGTCCGCGGCGTGATCCCGGACTATTCGATTGCCGTTGGTTCGCCCGCCAAGGTAGTCAAGAACCGTCAGCTGTCTTGGGAGACGTCGGCAGCTCAGCGCGCCGAACTGGCCGCCGCGCTGGCCGACATCGAACGTAAGAAGACTGCCCACTAG
- a CDS encoding anti-apoptotic protein: MAYSIVRTLLVSGAALGVMASAGACSCSIGSSHSVSKEDVVQQITAKMTDAAGNKPESVTCPGNLPAKVGAQLNCEMQVKGSTYNVNVTVTSVNGSDVKFDMVETVDKDKVARIISDKLYQQVGERPDALTCPDNLKGVEGATLRCQLTDGSKKYGISVIVTSVDAGDVSFDFKVDDHPE, from the coding sequence ATGGCTTATTCGATCGTTCGGACATTGCTGGTCTCAGGTGCTGCGTTGGGGGTGATGGCCAGCGCTGGGGCCTGCTCGTGTTCGATCGGTTCGTCGCATTCGGTGAGTAAGGAAGATGTGGTCCAACAGATCACCGCCAAGATGACCGACGCCGCCGGCAACAAGCCCGAATCGGTGACGTGTCCGGGCAATCTACCGGCCAAGGTCGGGGCGCAGCTGAACTGCGAAATGCAGGTCAAAGGCTCGACGTACAACGTGAACGTTACGGTGACCAGCGTCAACGGCAGTGACGTCAAGTTCGACATGGTGGAGACCGTCGACAAGGATAAGGTCGCCCGCATTATCAGCGACAAGCTGTATCAGCAGGTCGGCGAACGGCCCGATGCGCTGACCTGCCCCGACAATCTCAAGGGCGTCGAGGGCGCAACACTGCGTTGCCAACTCACCGACGGCAGCAAGAAGTACGGCATCAGCGTCATCGTCACCAGCGTCGACGCGGGTGATGTCAGCTTCGACTTCAAGGTTGACGACCACCCCGAATAG
- a CDS encoding cryptochrome/photolyase family protein, whose amino-acid sequence MAPALLWFRRDLRLRDHPALAAAGGSDDVLACFVLDPRLEASAGRRRLQFLADSLRQLRDGLDGRLLVTRGRPEERIPHIVKDIGATSVHISNDFSPFGRRRDDRVRSALGSVPLVATGSPYLVSPGRVTKNNGGPYRVFTPFFRKWHEIGWRPPAKSGPNSAHWLDPAQVAVHQCEIPDPGATLELAAGESAALLEWAAFVDDGISRYPQERDRPDLNGTSRMSAHLKFGTIHPRTMVANMDLRADGERSYLRELAFRDFYATVLWHWPDSVWRNWNTDFDAIQTDTGAEAERLFESWKAGETGFPLVDAGMRQLRETGFMHNRVRMIASSFLIKDLHLPWQWGAAWFLDQLTDGDIASNQHGWQWCAGSGTDAAPYFRVFNPITQAERFDPSGDYIRRWIPELRDVDDVHLRKGRRPPGYPPPIVDHDAERSEALRRYRSISGG is encoded by the coding sequence ATGGCACCGGCGCTGTTGTGGTTTCGTCGCGACCTGCGGTTGCGCGATCACCCCGCGTTGGCCGCTGCCGGCGGCAGCGATGATGTGCTCGCCTGCTTTGTGCTCGATCCACGTCTGGAGGCTTCGGCGGGACGCCGTCGCCTGCAGTTCCTGGCAGACTCGCTAAGGCAGCTGCGCGACGGGCTGGATGGCCGATTGTTGGTCACCCGCGGGCGGCCCGAGGAGCGAATTCCCCACATTGTCAAGGATATCGGCGCCACCTCGGTGCATATTTCCAACGATTTCTCACCGTTCGGCAGACGCCGTGATGACCGAGTGCGCTCAGCACTGGGATCGGTGCCACTGGTCGCGACCGGCTCGCCGTACCTGGTTTCGCCGGGCCGCGTCACCAAGAATAACGGCGGCCCCTACAGAGTGTTCACACCGTTTTTCCGCAAATGGCACGAAATCGGTTGGCGGCCACCGGCAAAATCGGGCCCCAATTCCGCGCACTGGCTGGATCCGGCGCAGGTGGCCGTGCACCAGTGCGAAATCCCCGACCCCGGTGCCACCCTTGAGCTTGCGGCCGGCGAGTCCGCGGCGCTGCTGGAGTGGGCGGCGTTCGTCGACGACGGGATAAGCCGCTACCCGCAGGAGCGCGACAGACCCGACCTCAACGGCACCAGCAGGATGTCAGCGCACCTGAAGTTCGGCACCATCCATCCCAGAACCATGGTTGCCAACATGGACTTGCGTGCCGACGGAGAACGAAGTTATTTGCGGGAGTTGGCATTTCGAGACTTCTATGCCACGGTATTGTGGCACTGGCCGGACAGCGTGTGGCGCAACTGGAACACCGACTTCGACGCCATCCAGACCGACACCGGCGCCGAAGCTGAGCGCCTCTTCGAATCGTGGAAGGCGGGCGAAACGGGGTTTCCACTGGTCGACGCGGGGATGCGGCAGCTGCGTGAGACCGGGTTCATGCACAACCGGGTCCGGATGATCGCCTCGTCGTTCTTGATCAAGGACCTACATCTGCCGTGGCAGTGGGGTGCGGCATGGTTCCTGGACCAACTAACCGATGGCGATATTGCGAGCAATCAGCACGGCTGGCAGTGGTGTGCCGGCAGCGGCACCGACGCCGCCCCCTATTTTCGCGTGTTCAACCCCATCACGCAGGCCGAAAGGTTCGATCCCTCAGGGGATTACATTCGGCGTTGGATCCCCGAACTGCGCGACGTCGACGACGTTCACCTGCGTAAAGGTCGACGACCGCCGGGATATCCCCCGCCAATCGTCGATCATGACGCCGAGCGCTCCGAAGCGCTGCGCCGCTATCGCAGCATCAGCGGAGGATGA
- a CDS encoding TspO/MBR family protein yields the protein MNKSILAGTGLAVAIAAGSGAIASPGSTGDWYLRLRKPCYQPPSVAFPVVWTALYGDIATSSAVAIDRFRGTGQRDKARRYIGALAINLVLNAGWSWLFFRFHRLGISALGAAVLATSSGDLVRRTTDADRQAGLAMLPYALWCAFAAVLATHVWRLNR from the coding sequence ATGAACAAGTCGATACTGGCCGGCACCGGACTGGCCGTCGCCATCGCGGCAGGCAGTGGAGCCATCGCGAGCCCGGGAAGTACCGGCGACTGGTATCTACGGCTGCGTAAGCCCTGCTACCAACCGCCCAGCGTCGCTTTCCCCGTGGTGTGGACCGCGCTCTACGGCGACATCGCCACCAGCTCGGCGGTGGCGATCGACCGATTCCGTGGCACGGGACAACGCGATAAGGCGCGCCGCTACATCGGCGCGTTGGCGATCAACCTGGTTCTCAACGCCGGATGGAGTTGGCTGTTCTTCCGGTTCCATCGACTCGGGATTTCCGCGTTGGGCGCCGCCGTACTGGCGACCAGCAGCGGCGACCTGGTGCGGCGGACCACCGACGCGGACCGCCAAGCCGGACTGGCGATGCTCCCCTATGCCCTGTGGTGTGCCTTCGCCGCCGTGCTGGCGACCCACGTCTGGCGACTCAACCGCTGA
- a CDS encoding MMPL family transporter produces the protein MPWDWLAAVVTGRRSWLVTLGTAVAATGFMVLIGGNSAAGEAPRTVPTDSGSARADAVSARFFGGDRAPLVLVVSRADAAPLAAAELSATAQARSRMQAIADPAEPPTPTMVSVDGRAAVTVVPISADLSGLALNDTVTALRSAAHRDLPASLQAHVTGGPAFGADIANAFRDANITLLAVTASVVALLLIVTYRSPVLWLLPLLVIGFADRVAASVGTAVASLTGLNFDGSTSGITSVLVFGAGTNYALLLISRYRQELPRYADHRDALRRAVRMAGPTIVASNATVVLALLTLIFASTPSTRSLGALAACGLVVAAASVLVVLPPLLALCGRRLFWPFIPHADAGANPDSGWWLRVAQQVARRPATVAVVAIALLIWLASGLLGTRIGLSQTEQFRVDADSVSGFDIVSQHFPAGLVNPTVVIAPTTRARQVRDAIGATSGVVSVTTADQSEGGLTQWSVVIDAPPSSEQAFTTIAALRDSTRKVTTDALVGGPDAQALDVRNAAVRDRALLIPAILVVIVVVLYVLLRSVVAPPTLLAITILGALAALGLGGWASRHLFGFPALDNSTPLYAFLFLAALGVDYTIFLVTRAREEVAHKGVRGTSEGMIRAVSATGGVITSAGIVLAAVFCVLGVLPLIVLTQLGIIVGLGILLDTFVVRTLVIPALFTLIGDRIWWPRIPKPVSH, from the coding sequence GTGCCGTGGGACTGGCTGGCCGCCGTAGTCACGGGCCGGCGGTCCTGGCTCGTCACATTGGGCACTGCGGTAGCAGCTACCGGGTTCATGGTGCTCATCGGGGGAAACTCGGCAGCGGGTGAGGCGCCACGGACGGTGCCGACCGACTCGGGCTCCGCGAGGGCCGATGCGGTGTCCGCCCGGTTCTTCGGCGGCGATCGCGCTCCGCTGGTACTGGTGGTCAGCCGCGCCGACGCGGCGCCGCTGGCCGCTGCCGAGCTCAGCGCCACCGCGCAAGCCCGCAGCCGGATGCAAGCGATCGCCGACCCCGCCGAACCCCCGACGCCGACGATGGTGTCGGTCGACGGCAGGGCAGCCGTCACCGTGGTCCCGATCAGCGCCGACCTCTCGGGTTTGGCCCTCAACGACACCGTCACCGCGTTGCGCAGTGCCGCCCACCGCGACCTGCCGGCGAGCCTGCAAGCCCACGTCACGGGCGGACCGGCGTTCGGCGCCGATATCGCCAACGCGTTCAGGGATGCCAACATCACCTTGCTGGCGGTCACGGCATCGGTGGTCGCCCTGCTGTTGATCGTCACCTACCGCTCGCCGGTGCTGTGGCTGCTACCACTCCTGGTAATCGGGTTCGCCGATCGGGTCGCGGCGTCGGTCGGCACCGCGGTCGCGTCGCTGACCGGCTTGAATTTCGACGGGTCCACCTCCGGAATCACCAGCGTGCTGGTGTTCGGCGCCGGCACCAACTACGCACTGTTGTTGATTTCCCGGTATCGCCAAGAACTTCCCCGTTACGCCGACCACCGCGACGCATTGCGCCGGGCGGTCCGGATGGCGGGGCCAACAATCGTCGCCAGCAACGCCACAGTGGTGCTGGCGCTGCTCACACTGATCTTCGCCTCGACGCCGAGCACCCGCAGTCTGGGCGCGTTGGCGGCGTGTGGGCTTGTGGTTGCCGCGGCGTCGGTTCTGGTGGTGTTGCCGCCGTTGCTGGCGTTGTGCGGGCGGCGGCTCTTCTGGCCGTTCATCCCGCACGCCGACGCGGGCGCCAATCCCGATTCGGGATGGTGGCTTCGGGTCGCCCAACAGGTCGCGCGCCGTCCGGCCACGGTCGCGGTGGTCGCCATCGCACTGTTGATCTGGCTGGCCTCCGGGCTGCTGGGTACCCGGATCGGGTTGTCGCAGACCGAGCAATTCCGGGTAGATGCCGATTCGGTTTCCGGATTCGACATCGTGTCCCAGCATTTTCCCGCCGGTCTGGTCAACCCGACGGTGGTCATCGCTCCCACCACACGGGCTCGGCAGGTGCGCGACGCCATCGGCGCGACCTCCGGTGTGGTATCGGTAACCACGGCGGATCAGTCCGAGGGCGGGTTGACCCAGTGGTCGGTAGTGATCGATGCGCCGCCGTCGTCGGAGCAAGCGTTCACAACGATTGCAGCACTTCGTGATTCAACGCGAAAGGTCACCACCGACGCCCTGGTGGGCGGCCCGGACGCGCAGGCGCTGGATGTGCGCAACGCCGCGGTTCGTGACCGAGCGCTGCTGATTCCGGCAATCCTGGTCGTCATCGTGGTCGTGCTGTACGTGCTGTTGCGATCCGTAGTGGCGCCGCCGACTCTCTTGGCGATCACGATTCTTGGGGCGTTGGCAGCGCTCGGTCTCGGCGGCTGGGCCAGCCGGCACCTGTTTGGCTTCCCCGCCCTGGATAACAGCACGCCGTTGTATGCCTTTCTCTTTCTGGCGGCCCTGGGCGTGGACTACACCATCTTCCTGGTTACCCGAGCACGAGAAGAGGTGGCGCACAAGGGCGTCCGAGGGACCTCCGAGGGCATGATCCGGGCGGTGTCGGCCACCGGCGGCGTTATCACCAGCGCGGGAATTGTGTTGGCGGCCGTCTTCTGCGTGCTGGGTGTGCTGCCGTTGATCGTGCTAACCCAGTTGGGCATCATCGTCGGCCTTGGCATCCTGCTGGACACGTTCGTCGTGCGCACCCTTGTCATTCCAGCGCTGTTCACCTTGATCGGTGACCGTATCTGGTGGCCCCGCATCCCTAAACCTGTTAGCCATTAA
- a CDS encoding Rv1815 family serine proteinase, with translation MGTMFGGSCRSAVATALALVSLGAPAAAEAKTGLTVFPGMQIRQGSVACTVGFVETKMRIALSAGQCNGGPTVTDSERRVVGEVLLARRNIVGEVALDGATAGIEYEVIRLSPEVTATDRLPSGRQLQSSPGFRVRPALPVCHFGATTGQVCGGRVGSVSGNRFSIADLAADKRDLGGPVYALGDDNQAVIVGLLDGTRGSLLEAQSWHVVMRQLYLDSSSLNSPQPPLGGLTTGR, from the coding sequence ATGGGAACCATGTTCGGCGGATCTTGCCGTTCAGCGGTCGCCACCGCGCTCGCGCTGGTGTCCCTGGGCGCACCGGCGGCCGCTGAGGCCAAGACTGGCCTCACGGTATTTCCGGGTATGCAGATCCGCCAGGGCAGTGTCGCGTGCACGGTGGGGTTTGTGGAGACGAAGATGCGGATTGCGCTCAGTGCCGGTCAGTGCAACGGCGGGCCGACAGTGACCGACAGCGAACGCCGTGTGGTCGGTGAGGTGTTGCTCGCCCGCCGCAACATCGTCGGCGAGGTCGCGCTGGATGGCGCCACGGCCGGAATCGAGTATGAAGTCATCAGGCTTAGCCCCGAGGTGACCGCCACCGACCGGCTGCCCTCTGGACGTCAATTGCAGTCCAGTCCGGGATTTCGCGTGCGGCCGGCCTTGCCGGTGTGCCATTTCGGAGCGACGACCGGGCAAGTCTGCGGCGGCCGGGTCGGTTCCGTCAGCGGCAACCGGTTTAGCATTGCCGACTTGGCTGCAGACAAACGAGACCTCGGCGGCCCGGTGTATGCGCTGGGCGATGACAACCAAGCCGTGATTGTCGGATTGCTCGACGGTACGCGCGGATCGCTGCTCGAAGCGCAATCCTGGCATGTGGTCATGCGGCAGCTCTACCTCGATTCGAGTTCGCTGAACTCACCGCAGCCACCGCTGGGCGGACTAACGACGGGCCGGTAG